From a single Nostoc edaphicum CCNP1411 genomic region:
- the hmpF gene encoding pilus motility taxis protein HmpF: MLYLAEVQKQKGGLLSGGAKTELKLLACQRTDQNWSTVSEEVIAAEDASKLNDGALVLAELNPNRQVQRIQEAGRPLVNILQNFSRQLEKFKLKEDEIDQWKQSLTFQAQELNRREMDMEVRSEQLQQLEDEVQQLEEQKQEVDTSRQEIERLQAEVERNRQELEGAWEHLRGEQRRLEERQADFQPGTVLDEEQSRVMSELLDRLSSRVAPTETVREHLHLAFELVEKQQATLTPHWQKLEEQKSAIAQQQEEVERLSQTFSDRQNALQEAQNSLVQQTAQLQINTADLTSKQEYARIIKEQLRSAEELYQQMHSLAATSGDVVLGQQADVESLEKMPLEELQKIVQDLQHKLEIDASFVHDQEQELIYKQEAIEELQTKLNNASDHDHINLELELTDEKDLYQMLNSSLVGQRRNMLQHQKFLKQHQAVMLRRQGHTVTEEESNDKINLEPILLQIETQRQQYSQEIQKLEREIDQIRSGVELNQGMIDNQTHDLNEKRQELKAIEENLLSLRRTTAECCGRVNLYQEALQPIQDSLDGLRQKLQGIGESLDKFQETGDSQVQAIAQLRHILQGLMPQPELLAS, translated from the coding sequence GTGCTGTATTTAGCAGAAGTACAAAAACAGAAAGGTGGTTTACTCAGTGGCGGTGCTAAAACCGAACTGAAACTGCTAGCTTGTCAGCGAACTGACCAGAATTGGAGTACTGTGTCGGAAGAAGTGATTGCCGCTGAAGACGCAAGCAAATTAAATGATGGTGCTTTGGTACTGGCTGAACTGAATCCGAATCGTCAAGTGCAGAGGATTCAAGAAGCAGGGCGGCCACTAGTCAACATTTTGCAGAATTTTTCCCGCCAGTTAGAGAAATTTAAGCTCAAGGAAGATGAGATTGATCAGTGGAAACAGTCGTTAACGTTTCAGGCGCAAGAGTTGAATCGCCGTGAAATGGACATGGAGGTGCGCTCGGAACAGTTGCAACAATTGGAGGATGAGGTACAACAACTAGAGGAGCAAAAACAGGAAGTTGACACCTCGCGCCAGGAAATTGAACGGTTGCAAGCAGAAGTTGAGCGCAACCGCCAAGAGTTGGAAGGTGCTTGGGAGCATTTACGCGGTGAGCAGCGTCGCTTAGAGGAACGTCAAGCGGATTTTCAACCAGGGACGGTTTTGGATGAGGAGCAAAGTCGGGTAATGAGTGAGTTACTCGATCGCTTGTCTAGTCGTGTTGCTCCCACGGAAACAGTAAGAGAACACCTGCATCTGGCCTTTGAATTGGTGGAAAAGCAGCAAGCTACTCTTACCCCCCACTGGCAAAAACTGGAGGAGCAAAAAAGTGCGATCGCACAACAGCAAGAAGAAGTTGAGCGCTTGTCACAAACCTTTAGCGATCGCCAAAATGCATTGCAAGAGGCACAAAATTCTCTAGTTCAGCAAACAGCCCAATTACAAATAAATACAGCAGACCTTACGAGCAAGCAAGAGTATGCTCGAATAATCAAAGAGCAGTTACGAAGCGCCGAAGAGTTATATCAACAGATGCATTCTTTAGCTGCAACATCTGGTGATGTAGTTCTCGGACAACAAGCTGATGTAGAATCTTTGGAGAAAATGCCTTTAGAAGAACTACAAAAGATAGTACAAGACTTGCAGCATAAGTTAGAAATAGACGCTAGCTTTGTTCACGATCAAGAACAAGAACTGATATATAAACAAGAAGCTATAGAAGAACTCCAAACTAAATTAAATAACGCATCTGACCATGATCACATCAATTTGGAACTAGAACTAACTGATGAAAAAGACCTTTATCAGATGCTCAACTCCAGTTTGGTGGGACAACGCCGCAATATGCTACAGCATCAGAAGTTTCTCAAGCAACACCAAGCTGTAATGCTGCGACGCCAAGGACATACTGTTACTGAAGAAGAAAGTAACGACAAAATTAATTTAGAACCAATTCTGTTACAAATTGAAACCCAGCGACAACAATATTCACAAGAAATTCAAAAGCTGGAACGTGAGATTGACCAGATTCGTTCTGGTGTTGAGCTAAATCAGGGAATGATTGACAATCAAACTCACGATCTAAATGAAAAGCGCCAAGAACTGAAAGCGATCGAGGAAAATTTGCTATCTCTACGAAGAACAACTGCTGAATGTTGTGGTCGAGTAAATCTTTATCAAGAAGCACTACAACCAATTCAGGATTCTCTAGATGGATTACGGCAAAAGCTACAAGGAATTGGAGAATCTTTGGATAAATTTCAGGAAACTGGTGATTCTCAAGTCCAAGCGATCGCACAGTTGCGCCATATCCTCCAGGGTTTAATGCCTCAGCCAGAATTGTTAGCCTCTTAA
- a CDS encoding pentapeptide repeat-containing protein — protein sequence MTSSNLPTPEPAPENDLQPDDFDGGATEKNLNSEALATQQALAAIASLKSPHLQQARSDFKQHTTKQFTVKPRALLITLIAIAITLVGVILNNWIIGIIGTLIALLLSLAILLPWLQEVLNEWFSPQERTLFVAFLGLIVAIIGLIRFTGAGDRLLLLGRQINWDIAGSLAEWFGALGQILIAIIAVYVAWRQYVISKDLTIQQNMLTVQQNIITQQQTIDSYFQGVSDLVLDEEGLLEDWPQERAIAEGRTAAILSSVDASGKAKILRFLSRSKLLSPLKRDGRLGRAIFNGSGGYAEDRLEGVRVIDLGVMLAAADLSGTDLRWTDLSEANLVRANLVGCDLVKANLSRTILYSANLSDADLNGIRLFYGVVDRASPRSRTEPPDYETGEQTGAVVENADFSNVQRMSESTRHYCCSWGGEKTRGTIPGGCEGIPNKLGR from the coding sequence ATGACTTCCTCTAATCTACCAACCCCAGAACCAGCCCCCGAAAACGATTTGCAGCCAGATGACTTTGACGGTGGTGCAACGGAGAAAAACCTAAACTCAGAAGCACTAGCGACGCAACAAGCATTAGCGGCGATCGCGTCTTTAAAATCTCCGCATTTACAACAAGCCCGTTCTGACTTCAAGCAACATACTACCAAGCAATTTACAGTTAAGCCGAGGGCATTGCTGATTACTCTAATCGCGATCGCCATCACCCTCGTTGGAGTTATCCTCAATAACTGGATCATCGGCATTATCGGAACGCTGATAGCTTTGCTTTTATCCCTCGCGATATTATTGCCTTGGTTGCAAGAAGTTTTAAACGAGTGGTTTTCACCCCAAGAACGCACGCTGTTTGTGGCATTTTTGGGACTAATAGTAGCCATCATTGGCTTGATCAGATTCACAGGTGCAGGCGATCGCTTACTGCTTTTAGGACGCCAGATTAACTGGGATATTGCTGGTAGCCTAGCAGAATGGTTTGGCGCTTTGGGGCAAATTCTCATCGCTATCATCGCCGTTTACGTAGCATGGCGACAATATGTCATTTCTAAAGACTTGACAATTCAGCAAAATATGCTGACGGTTCAGCAAAATATTATTACCCAGCAACAGACAATTGATTCTTATTTCCAAGGTGTTTCAGACTTGGTATTAGATGAAGAAGGATTATTAGAAGATTGGCCCCAAGAAAGAGCGATCGCTGAAGGACGCACTGCGGCGATTTTAAGTAGTGTCGATGCTAGTGGGAAAGCGAAAATTCTCCGTTTTCTCTCACGTTCTAAGTTACTGTCACCTCTAAAACGCGATGGCCGATTAGGTAGAGCCATTTTCAACGGAAGTGGCGGATATGCAGAAGACCGCCTAGAAGGTGTGCGCGTCATTGATTTAGGCGTAATGTTAGCCGCAGCAGACCTTTCTGGTACTGATTTGCGTTGGACTGATCTGAGCGAAGCTAATCTTGTCCGCGCTAATCTGGTCGGTTGTGATTTAGTAAAAGCCAATCTTTCTCGCACAATTTTATATAGTGCTAATCTTAGCGATGCTGACCTGAACGGGATTCGCCTATTTTATGGTGTAGTAGATAGAGCATCACCCCGCAGCCGCACTGAACCACCAGATTATGAAACTGGGGAACAAACTGGCGCTGTGGTGGAAAATGCCGATTTCAGCAATGTACAAAGGATGTCTGAGTCTACACGTCACTACTGTTGCAGTTGGGGTGGCGAAAAAACCAGAGGTACTATTCCTGGTGGGTGTGAAGGTATTCCCAATAAGTTGGGAAGATAG
- a CDS encoding Uma2 family endonuclease, with the protein MVSATLNTGTLSSETFIAGYLDDVRYELIDGELIDLEPTGLHEQVAGLINRKLNVAIDLLNLPWFIPMKCLIKPLGQNSAFRPDVVILDQTGLANEPLWKTEPVITLGKSVKLVVEVVSTNWQNDYARKVEDYEALGIGEYWIADYLGLGGKRYIGLSKQPVITIYQLVDGTYQGQQFRGTERLISQTFPDLNLTAEQIFIAGR; encoded by the coding sequence ATGGTTTCAGCCACTCTTAATACAGGTACTCTTAGCTCTGAGACATTCATTGCTGGCTATCTGGATGATGTACGCTACGAGTTAATCGACGGAGAACTAATCGACTTGGAACCCACTGGACTTCATGAACAGGTAGCTGGGTTAATTAATCGTAAGCTCAACGTAGCAATTGATCTGCTCAATTTGCCTTGGTTTATTCCCATGAAATGTCTGATTAAACCATTAGGTCAAAATTCAGCCTTTAGACCCGATGTTGTGATTCTTGATCAGACGGGTTTGGCGAATGAGCCACTATGGAAAACTGAGCCAGTGATTACACTAGGCAAGTCTGTTAAATTGGTCGTGGAGGTTGTCAGTACCAATTGGCAGAATGACTATGCCCGAAAAGTGGAAGACTACGAAGCTTTAGGTATTGGGGAGTATTGGATCGCAGATTATCTAGGGCTAGGAGGCAAACGCTACATCGGCTTATCCAAGCAACCTGTAATCACAATTTATCAGTTAGTCGATGGAACTTATCAAGGACAACAGTTTAGGGGAACAGAACGCCTCATCTCCCAAACATTTCCAGACCTGAATTTGACCGCAGAACAGATATTTATTGCGGGTCGGTAG
- a CDS encoding endonuclease domain-containing protein produces MTNQLNSSNLYLPYNPKLVERAKELRKNMTPAEKKLWNEYLRNFQYRVLRQRPINHFIVDFYCPPLQTVIEIDGDSHFTDEGQDYDLERTNILEGYGLKIIRFTNSQVLNHFDSVCEQIQQMIPPNPP; encoded by the coding sequence ATGACAAACCAACTCAATAGCAGCAATCTCTATCTACCTTACAATCCAAAGCTTGTAGAAAGAGCGAAAGAACTTCGTAAAAATATGACCCCAGCAGAAAAAAAGCTGTGGAATGAATATTTGAGAAATTTTCAATATCGGGTTTTAAGACAACGACCAATTAATCATTTCATAGTAGATTTTTACTGTCCTCCTTTACAAACAGTGATTGAAATTGATGGGGATAGCCATTTTACAGATGAAGGTCAAGATTACGATCTGGAGAGAACAAACATTTTGGAAGGCTATGGTTTAAAGATCATTAGGTTTACAAATAGTCAAGTTTTAAATCACTTTGATAGTGTATGTGAGCAGATACAGCAGATGATCCCCCCTAACCCCCCTTAA
- a CDS encoding M16 family metallopeptidase: protein MKRRPYMLIGFFLSLLLTIVPLSGNFTNAATPTAVAPVSSFTQGVQKTVLDNGLTVLTKEVHTAPVVSVQVWYKVGSRNEVKGESGISHQLEHLMFKGTNDRPVQFGRLFSALGSQFNAFTSYDETAYFGTVQRDKLEALLTLEADRMENSLIGPEQLTSEKRVVISELQGYENSPDYRLNRAVMRDAFPSRAYGLPVGGTKADVEKFTVEQVRNYYQTYYSPENATLVITGDFATEPVLKVVKETYGKLSQRAKKDTVLDNARRAIDRYSASSALADASPSSTSVAKKAPIVLKQPGSAALLQAVYPLPDIKHPDVPAIDVMDAILTGGRSSRLYQALVESGLASSVSGGAAELIEPGWYEINATAAPAQELGKIAQVLQESLAKLQQQPVTSEELNRAKTQMQASYILGNQDITSQASQLGYNQTIAGDYNFIEKYLAAIAKVTPTQVQQAAKTYLNPAKQTIGFFEPTQPDGQAGTSGTDSGRTVENFSPGKPVDPAELAKYLPPATSATDSTKQSLPEEFTLNNGLKVLLLSDRNLPTINLSAQINAGTEFDGNQKAGLANLTANNLMNGTQTKNALTLAKTLEDKGAGLNFSASREGVNVSGEGLSANLPILIQTLADVLENATFPADQLELSRQRALISLKAQLDDPRGLGRQVFQQAIYPENHPFHSFPTAESLKSITRDDLLSFYQTHYRPDTTTIALVGDFDPVKVKALLNQVFGKWQATGKPPVLKIQSVPLPQTLTRLNKVIPGKSEAVTYIGYNGISRKDPRYYAALVLNQILGGDTLSSRLGTEVRDRQGLTYGIYSGFAAGINPGPFLIQMQTAPLDAQKAIASTLALLKQLREQGVTEAEFNTAKRSISNSYPVDLANPSNVSSIILDNAVLGLSRSEIREFPQRIQAVTMADMQQAIEDLIKPENLVIVTAGPGDTVPKGS from the coding sequence ATGAAACGGCGACCATACATGCTTATAGGATTTTTTCTCAGCCTTCTCCTAACTATCGTGCCTTTGTCAGGCAATTTTACCAATGCTGCAACACCAACAGCAGTTGCACCTGTATCCTCATTCACCCAAGGGGTACAAAAAACGGTATTGGACAACGGTTTAACAGTATTAACTAAGGAAGTCCATACTGCTCCAGTGGTAAGTGTGCAAGTTTGGTATAAAGTTGGTTCACGCAACGAGGTTAAGGGAGAGAGTGGCATTTCTCACCAGCTAGAACATTTGATGTTCAAAGGGACAAATGACCGTCCAGTACAGTTTGGACGGTTGTTTAGTGCCTTGGGTAGCCAGTTCAATGCTTTTACTAGTTATGACGAAACAGCTTACTTTGGCACTGTGCAGCGAGACAAACTGGAAGCACTGCTGACGCTGGAAGCCGATCGCATGGAAAACTCCTTAATTGGGCCTGAGCAACTGACAAGTGAAAAGCGGGTGGTGATTTCCGAATTACAGGGGTACGAAAATTCACCAGACTATCGTCTGAATCGGGCAGTGATGCGAGATGCTTTCCCTAGCAGAGCCTATGGTTTACCTGTGGGAGGGACAAAAGCAGATGTAGAGAAATTCACGGTGGAGCAGGTGCGGAATTATTACCAAACCTACTACAGCCCAGAAAATGCCACGTTGGTGATTACCGGAGATTTTGCCACAGAACCCGTACTCAAAGTTGTGAAAGAAACTTACGGGAAGTTATCGCAACGAGCAAAAAAGGACACAGTACTCGATAATGCCAGGAGAGCAATTGATCGTTACTCGGCATCTTCTGCCCTCGCCGACGCTTCCCCATCATCTACCTCTGTTGCGAAAAAAGCGCCAATTGTCCTTAAGCAACCTGGAAGTGCAGCACTATTGCAAGCGGTGTATCCTCTGCCAGATATCAAACATCCTGATGTCCCGGCAATTGATGTGATGGATGCCATTCTCACAGGTGGACGTAGTTCTCGGCTTTATCAGGCTTTGGTGGAATCTGGACTTGCCAGTTCAGTAAGTGGCGGTGCTGCCGAACTTATTGAACCGGGTTGGTATGAAATTAATGCTACGGCGGCTCCAGCTCAAGAGTTGGGGAAAATTGCCCAAGTACTCCAGGAATCTTTAGCAAAATTGCAACAGCAGCCAGTCACCTCAGAAGAGTTGAACCGAGCGAAGACACAAATGCAAGCCTCGTATATTTTGGGGAACCAAGACATCACTAGTCAGGCTAGTCAACTGGGGTATAACCAAACGATCGCAGGAGATTATAATTTTATTGAAAAGTACTTGGCTGCGATCGCTAAAGTCACACCTACTCAAGTCCAGCAAGCAGCGAAAACTTACCTCAATCCCGCTAAACAAACCATCGGCTTCTTTGAGCCAACTCAACCAGATGGTCAAGCAGGGACTTCCGGTACTGATTCTGGTCGCACGGTGGAAAATTTCAGCCCCGGTAAGCCTGTAGATCCAGCAGAATTGGCGAAATATTTGCCACCTGCCACATCAGCGACAGATTCAACCAAACAATCACTACCAGAGGAGTTTACCTTAAATAATGGTTTGAAGGTTTTGCTGTTAAGCGATCGCAATCTTCCCACTATTAACCTGAGCGCACAAATTAACGCTGGGACTGAATTTGACGGCAATCAAAAAGCTGGATTAGCTAATCTGACTGCAAACAACTTAATGAACGGGACGCAGACTAAAAATGCTCTAACCCTAGCCAAAACCTTAGAAGACAAGGGAGCCGGTTTGAACTTCAGTGCTAGCCGCGAGGGAGTTAACGTCAGCGGTGAGGGACTTTCAGCAAATCTGCCGATATTGATTCAAACTCTGGCAGATGTGTTAGAAAATGCCACTTTCCCAGCCGATCAGTTAGAACTGAGTCGCCAGCGGGCATTGATAAGTCTTAAAGCCCAGCTAGATGATCCTAGAGGATTGGGACGGCAAGTATTCCAGCAGGCAATTTACCCTGAAAATCATCCATTCCACAGCTTTCCTACAGCCGAGAGTTTAAAGAGCATTACTCGTGATGATTTGCTGAGTTTTTACCAGACACACTACCGACCGGATACCACAACGATCGCCTTAGTGGGAGACTTTGATCCAGTTAAGGTAAAAGCTTTGCTGAATCAGGTGTTTGGTAAATGGCAAGCCACAGGTAAGCCACCTGTTCTCAAAATACAGTCCGTACCATTACCGCAAACTTTGACACGTCTAAACAAAGTAATTCCCGGTAAATCTGAGGCTGTTACCTACATTGGCTACAATGGCATTTCTCGGAAAGACCCACGTTATTATGCAGCACTGGTGCTAAATCAAATTTTGGGTGGTGATACCTTATCGAGCCGACTGGGTACGGAAGTACGCGATCGCCAGGGTTTAACTTACGGTATATACAGTGGTTTTGCCGCCGGCATCAATCCCGGCCCATTCTTGATTCAAATGCAAACTGCTCCTCTTGATGCCCAAAAAGCGATCGCCAGTACTCTCGCTTTACTCAAACAGTTACGCGAACAAGGTGTGACTGAGGCTGAATTCAACACAGCAAAACGTTCAATTAGCAATAGCTACCCAGTGGATTTAGCCAATCCCAGTAATGTATCCAGCATCATTTTGGATAATGCTGTCTTGGGGCTTTCGCGATCGGAAATCCGAGAGTTTCCCCAGCGGATTCAAGCAGTAACTATGGCTGATATGCAACAGGCAATTGAAGATTTAATTAAGCCAGAAAATTTGGTGATTGTCACTGCCGGGCCTGGAGATACAGTACCCAAGGGCAGTTAA
- a CDS encoding sulfate/molybdate ABC transporter ATP-binding protein — MGIVVENVSKQFGSFKAVDEVSLEIKSGSLVALLGPSGSGKSTLLRLISGLEMPDSGKILLTGKDATYQSVQQRNIGFVFQHYALFKHLTVKQNIAFGLEIRKAQPKKIKGKVEQLLELVQLTGLGDRYPSQLSGGQRQRVALARALAVEPEVLLLDEPFGALDAKVRKDLRAWLRRLHDEVHVTTVFVTHDQEEAMEVSDEVVVMNKGRVEQVGTPAEIYDNPATAFVMSFIGPVNVLPSTSKIFQSSGFDAPHPQVFLRPQDVIFEKVANGATTAATVSRLIHLGWEIQVELTFDDGQVVMAHLTRDRFNDLELEPQQRVYVKPKDAKSFPVSYSI; from the coding sequence GTGGGCATAGTAGTTGAGAACGTCTCCAAACAATTCGGGAGCTTCAAGGCAGTTGATGAGGTTAGCCTGGAAATTAAGAGTGGTTCGCTAGTTGCGTTGCTAGGGCCATCGGGATCAGGTAAATCTACGCTACTACGGTTAATTTCAGGTTTAGAAATGCCAGATAGCGGCAAAATCCTGCTGACTGGTAAGGACGCCACATACCAAAGCGTGCAACAACGGAATATTGGGTTTGTGTTTCAGCACTATGCCTTATTCAAGCATCTGACTGTCAAGCAAAATATTGCCTTTGGCTTAGAAATTCGCAAAGCACAGCCAAAGAAGATTAAGGGAAAGGTAGAACAATTACTAGAATTGGTGCAATTGACTGGATTAGGCGATCGCTATCCATCACAACTTTCTGGTGGTCAAAGACAACGGGTAGCTTTAGCAAGGGCATTAGCAGTAGAACCGGAAGTATTACTGTTAGATGAACCCTTTGGCGCACTTGATGCTAAAGTTCGCAAAGACTTACGGGCATGGTTACGCCGCCTCCATGATGAGGTTCATGTTACCACGGTTTTCGTCACCCACGACCAAGAGGAAGCAATGGAAGTCTCCGATGAGGTTGTGGTGATGAATAAAGGGCGTGTGGAACAGGTGGGGACACCAGCAGAAATTTACGATAATCCTGCTACGGCATTTGTGATGAGCTTCATCGGCCCAGTGAACGTACTACCTAGCACCTCGAAGATTTTTCAAAGTAGCGGATTTGATGCACCACACCCACAAGTGTTTTTGCGTCCGCAAGATGTGATTTTTGAAAAAGTTGCTAACGGTGCTACTACGGCTGCGACAGTGAGCCGATTGATCCATTTGGGTTGGGAAATTCAGGTGGAATTAACTTTCGATGACGGGCAAGTGGTGATGGCGCATTTAACACGCGATCGCTTTAATGATTTAGAGTTAGAACCACAACAACGAGTATATGTGAAGCCCAAGGATGCGAAGTCTTTCCCAGTGTCTTATTCAATTTGA
- a CDS encoding GNAT family N-acetyltransferase translates to MQLNRFDNIQEFWHCTQAYLLQHQVENNVLLSILHTLLHNPERYLGKPYLAIVQTSGEIVAVAIRTPPQKLILSKAQNMDALRLIAQDLRQEQLPGSMGLAKEVEIFSQIWQALTGQFYQRSVVMKIYQLTAVQRVSTARGYLRLATEGDRSLLIKWLSAFLSEIDEAVSEDVEYQVDNRLKQQNTYFWVDSIPVSVASSKQVLPTIGRINLAYTPPESRRKGYATACVTALSQKLLDQGCRHCFLIADLANPTANNIYQAIGYCPICDWDEYSFTSKE, encoded by the coding sequence ATGCAACTAAATCGATTCGACAACATTCAGGAATTCTGGCACTGCACTCAGGCTTACTTACTCCAGCATCAGGTAGAAAATAATGTTTTGCTCAGTATTTTGCATACCTTGTTGCATAACCCAGAACGTTATCTGGGTAAGCCTTATTTAGCAATTGTCCAAACAAGTGGCGAGATTGTAGCTGTTGCCATCCGCACCCCACCCCAAAAATTGATCCTATCCAAAGCCCAGAATATGGATGCTTTGCGGTTGATTGCTCAAGATTTGCGTCAAGAGCAACTGCCAGGAAGCATGGGACTGGCTAAAGAGGTAGAAATATTCTCGCAGATTTGGCAAGCGCTGACAGGACAATTTTATCAACGGTCGGTGGTAATGAAAATTTACCAATTAACGGCAGTGCAAAGAGTCTCAACGGCCAGAGGATATCTTAGACTGGCAACTGAAGGCGATCGCTCTCTTTTGATCAAGTGGCTTTCTGCATTTTTATCTGAGATAGATGAGGCGGTGAGCGAGGATGTTGAATACCAAGTAGATAATCGATTGAAACAGCAGAATACTTATTTTTGGGTTGATAGCATTCCAGTTTCAGTTGCGTCTAGTAAACAAGTGTTACCTACAATTGGTCGAATCAATTTAGCTTATACACCACCAGAGTCTCGTCGCAAAGGATATGCCACTGCCTGTGTCACAGCGTTAAGCCAAAAACTGCTAGATCAGGGATGTCGCCATTGTTTCCTCATAGCAGATTTAGCCAATCCCACAGCCAATAATATTTATCAAGCGATTGGGTATTGCCCCATTTGTGATTGGGACGAATATTCATTCACCTCAAAGGAGTAA
- the chlP gene encoding geranylgeranyl reductase yields the protein MTLRVAVIGSGPAGSSAAETLAASGIETYLFERKLDNAKPCGGAIPLCMVSEFDLPPEIIDRRVRKMKMISPSNREVDINLINEDEYIGMCRREVLDGFLRDRAAKVGANLINATVHKLDIPGNNTDPYTIHYIDHTDGISQGIAKTLKVDLIIGADGANSRVAKEMDAGDYNYAIAFQERIRLPEDKMAYYNDLAEMYVGDDVSTDFYAWVFPKYDHVAVGTGTMHINKASIKQLQAGIRARASEKLAGGKIIKVEAHPIPEHPRPRRVVGRIALVGDAAGYVTKSSGEGIYFAAKSGRMCAETIVETSNSGSRIPTEGDLKLYLKRWDKRYGLTYKVLDILQTVFYRSDATREAFVEMCDDLDVQRLTFDSYLYKTVVPANPITQLKITAKTIGSLIRGNALAP from the coding sequence TTGACACTACGGGTTGCTGTTATTGGGTCAGGCCCTGCTGGTTCATCTGCCGCTGAAACACTGGCAGCCTCTGGGATTGAAACCTACCTGTTTGAGCGGAAGCTAGACAACGCAAAGCCTTGTGGGGGTGCAATTCCCCTGTGTATGGTGAGTGAATTTGACTTACCACCAGAGATTATCGATCGCCGAGTCCGGAAGATGAAAATGATTTCGCCTTCCAATCGCGAGGTTGATATCAATCTGATAAATGAAGATGAATATATAGGAATGTGCCGTCGGGAAGTGCTGGATGGCTTCTTGCGCGATCGCGCGGCAAAAGTAGGCGCAAATTTAATTAATGCCACTGTTCATAAACTTGATATACCAGGAAACAATACTGATCCCTATACCATCCATTACATTGACCATACAGACGGTATATCACAGGGGATTGCTAAAACCCTGAAGGTGGATCTAATTATTGGGGCCGATGGGGCTAATTCTCGCGTTGCTAAAGAAATGGACGCTGGGGATTACAATTATGCGATCGCTTTCCAAGAGCGAATTCGCTTACCCGAAGACAAAATGGCCTACTATAACGACCTCGCCGAAATGTATGTCGGTGATGACGTTTCTACCGATTTCTACGCTTGGGTTTTCCCCAAATATGACCACGTAGCTGTCGGTACTGGCACGATGCACATCAACAAAGCCAGCATCAAACAGTTACAAGCTGGTATCCGCGCCCGTGCTTCCGAGAAGCTAGCAGGCGGTAAAATCATCAAAGTCGAAGCCCACCCCATTCCTGAACATCCCCGTCCCCGTCGTGTTGTTGGTCGCATCGCTTTGGTGGGAGATGCTGCTGGTTATGTTACTAAGTCCTCTGGCGAAGGTATTTATTTTGCCGCTAAATCTGGGCGGATGTGTGCTGAAACCATTGTAGAAACATCTAACAGTGGTAGCCGTATTCCTACAGAAGGCGACCTCAAGCTTTACCTGAAGCGTTGGGATAAAAGATACGGACTCACCTACAAGGTGTTGGACATTCTACAAACCGTCTTCTATCGTTCCGATGCTACCCGTGAGGCATTTGTGGAAATGTGTGATGACCTCGATGTGCAGCGGCTAACATTTGATAGCTATCTGTATAAAACGGTTGTCCCTGCTAATCCCATCACCCAATTGAAGATTACTGCCAAAACCATTGGTAGTCTAATTCGGGGTAATGCCCTTGCACCTTAA
- the map gene encoding type I methionyl aminopeptidase encodes MKTELIVILSQREIDKMRQAGRLAAKLLQHLEPFVKPGVSTLELNDEAERWTQAHGAKSAPLGYKGYPKSICTSVNEVICHGIPNAKQILKEGDIINIDVTPIVEGYHGDTSKTFFVGTPSPTTRKLVEVTEECLRLGIAEVKPGGRIGDIGAAIQEYAEAEGFSVVRDFVGHGISNIFHTAPDVPHYGTRGKGKRLRPGMVFTIEPMINEGTYEVEVLSDKWTAVTRDRKLSAQCEHTLAVTEDGVEILTLPEGENYWNLDKTAS; translated from the coding sequence ATGAAAACCGAACTAATTGTTATTTTATCCCAGCGAGAAATAGATAAAATGCGTCAAGCTGGGCGTTTAGCAGCCAAACTCCTCCAGCATCTTGAACCGTTTGTGAAGCCAGGGGTTAGCACTCTTGAACTGAATGATGAAGCCGAACGTTGGACGCAAGCGCATGGAGCAAAAAGCGCACCTCTTGGTTATAAGGGCTATCCTAAATCGATTTGCACCAGTGTAAATGAGGTAATTTGTCACGGCATTCCTAACGCCAAGCAAATTCTGAAAGAAGGTGACATCATTAATATTGATGTAACGCCGATTGTTGAGGGGTATCACGGTGATACATCCAAGACATTTTTTGTCGGTACTCCTTCCCCAACAACGAGAAAGCTGGTAGAGGTGACAGAGGAGTGTCTCCGCCTCGGTATTGCTGAAGTTAAACCTGGGGGGCGCATTGGCGACATTGGTGCAGCCATTCAAGAGTATGCTGAAGCAGAAGGCTTTTCTGTGGTGCGAGATTTCGTTGGACATGGCATCAGTAATATTTTCCATACTGCGCCGGATGTTCCCCATTATGGGACACGCGGTAAAGGCAAGCGCCTCAGACCAGGGATGGTTTTTACTATTGAGCCAATGATTAACGAAGGTACTTACGAAGTCGAAGTTCTCAGCGATAAATGGACTGCGGTAACGCGCGATCGCAAGCTTTCTGCTCAATGTGAGCATACCTTAGCTGTAACTGAAGATGGCGTTGAAATCCTCACCTTACCTGAAGGCGAGAATTACTGGAACCTAGATAAAACAGCTAGTTAG